A part of Thermotoga petrophila RKU-1 genomic DNA contains:
- a CDS encoding glycoside hydrolase family 2 protein has product MKRIDLNGFWNVRDNEGRFSLDGTVPGVVQADLVREGLLPHPYVGMNEDLFKEIEDREWIYEREFEFKEDLKEGERVDLVFEGVDTLSDVYLNGVYLGNTENMFIEYRFDVTNILREKNHLEVYIKSPIRVPKALEQNYGVLGGPEDPIRGYIRKAQYSYGWDWGARIVTSGIWKPVYLEVYRARLQDSTAYLLKLEGKDALVRVNGFVYGEGNLSVEVFVNGEKTGEFPVFEKNGERLFDGVFHLEDVRLWYPWNVGEPYLYDFVFVLKDSNGEIYREEKKIGLRRVRIIQEPDEEGKTFIFEINGERVFAKGANWIPSDNILTWLTDEDYEKLVKMARSANMNMLRVWGGGIYEREIFYRLCDELGIMVWQDFMYACLEYPDHLPWFRKLANEEARKIVKKLRYHPSIVLWCGNNENNWGFDEWGNMSRKVDGINLGNRLYLFDFPKICTEEDPSTPYWPSSPYGGEKANSEKEGDRHVWYVWSGWLNYENYEKDTGRFISEFGFQGAPHPETIEFFSKPEEREIFHPVMLKHNKQVEGQERLIRFIFGNFGKCKDFDSFVYLSQLNQAEAIKFGVEHWRSRKYKTAGTLFWQLNDSWPVFSWSAVDYFKRPKALYYYARRFFAEVLPVLKKRESKIELLVVNDLRETKEVSLRLAAYERTGEKVFEKTYRTVLPADGVCSVDRIELPDDLFFFVEAEIDGVKYRNYRVFRKWRDLELPDPEISLEDMGDFIELTAKSPAFGVKILSDEVPEDDFLFLEPEKSITIKKPDGIRGVKSLYDYLKR; this is encoded by the coding sequence GTGAAGAGAATCGACCTGAACGGTTTTTGGAACGTCAGGGATAATGAAGGGAGATTTTCACTTGATGGAACTGTGCCAGGAGTTGTTCAGGCAGACCTGGTCAGAGAAGGTCTCCTTCCACACCCGTACGTTGGGATGAACGAAGATCTCTTCAAAGAAATAGAAGACAGAGAGTGGATCTACGAAAGGGAGTTCGAGTTCAAAGAAGATTTAAAAGAAGGGGAACGTGTCGATCTTGTTTTTGAGGGTGTTGATACGTTGTCAGATGTCTATCTGAACGGTGTTTACCTTGGAAACACTGAAAACATGTTCATTGAGTATCGCTTCGATGTCACGAACATATTGAGAGAAAAGAATCACCTGGAGGTGTACATAAAATCTCCCATCAGAGTTCCAAAAGCTCTCGAGCAGAACTACGGAGTTCTCGGCGGACCAGAAGATCCCATTAGAGGCTACATAAGAAAAGCCCAGTACTCGTACGGATGGGACTGGGGCGCCAGAATCGTCACAAGTGGTATATGGAAACCCGTTTACCTCGAAGTGTACAGAGCACGTCTTCAGGATTCAACGGCTTATCTGCTGAAACTTGAGGGTAAAGATGCCCTTGTGAGGGTGAACGGTTTCGTATACGGGGAAGGGAATCTCAGTGTAGAAGTCTTTGTGAACGGTGAGAAGACAGGGGAATTTCCCGTTTTCGAAAAGAACGGAGAAAGACTCTTCGATGGAGTGTTCCACCTGGAAGATGTGAGGCTCTGGTATCCGTGGAACGTGGGGGAACCGTACCTGTACGATTTCGTCTTCGTGTTGAAAGACTCAAACGGAGAGATCTACAGGGAAGAAAAGAAAATCGGTTTGAGAAGAGTCAGAATCATTCAGGAGCCCGATGAAGAAGGAAAGACTTTCATATTCGAAATCAACGGTGAGAGAGTCTTCGCGAAGGGTGCCAACTGGATTCCCTCGGACAACATCCTCACGTGGTTAACAGACGAAGATTACGAAAAGCTCGTCAAAATGGCGAGGAGTGCCAACATGAACATGCTCAGAGTCTGGGGAGGAGGTATTTACGAGAGAGAGATCTTCTACAGGCTCTGTGATGAACTCGGTATCATGGTATGGCAGGATTTCATGTACGCGTGTCTTGAATATCCGGATCATCTTCCGTGGTTCAGAAAACTCGCAAACGAAGAAGCAAGAAAAATTGTGAAAAAACTCAGATACCATCCTTCCATTGTTCTCTGGTGCGGAAACAACGAAAACAACTGGGGATTCGATGAATGGGGAAATATGTCCAGAAAAGTGGATGGTATAAATCTCGGAAACAGGCTTTATCTTTTCGATTTTCCAAAGATCTGTACTGAAGAAGACCCATCCACTCCCTACTGGCCGTCCAGCCCTTACGGCGGCGAAAAGGCGAACAGCGAAAAAGAAGGAGACAGACACGTCTGGTATGTGTGGAGTGGATGGCTGAACTACGAGAACTACGAAAAAGACACCGGAAGGTTCATCAGCGAGTTTGGATTTCAAGGTGCTCCCCATCCAGAGACGATAGAGTTTTTCTCAAAACCTGAGGAAAGAGAGATATTCCATCCTGTCATGCTGAAGCACAACAAACAGGTGGAAGGTCAGGAAAGGTTGATCAGGTTCATATTCGGGAATTTTGGGAAGTGTAAAGATTTCGACAGTTTTGTGTATCTGTCCCAGCTCAACCAGGCGGAGGCGATCAAGTTCGGTGTTGAACACTGGCGAAGCAGGAAGTACAAGACGGCTGGTACTCTCTTCTGGCAGCTCAACGACAGCTGGCCGGTTTTCAGCTGGTCCGCAGTCGATTACTTCAAGAGGCCCAAAGCTCTCTATTATTACGCGCGGAGATTCTTTGCGGAAGTTCTACCCGTTTTGAAGAAGAGAGAAAGCAAAATAGAACTTTTGGTGGTGAACGATCTGAGGGAGACGAAGGAGGTCTCTCTCAGGCTTGCGGCCTATGAGAGGACGGGAGAAAAAGTATTCGAGAAGACTTACAGAACTGTACTTCCAGCAGACGGTGTGTGTTCGGTTGATAGAATTGAATTGCCCGATGATCTTTTCTTCTTCGTCGAGGCGGAAATTGATGGGGTTAAATACAGAAACTACAGGGTTTTCAGAAAGTGGCGCGATCTGGAACTTCCAGATCCGGAGATTTCGCTTGAGGACATGGGAGATTTTATAGAATTGACAGCGAAAAGCCCCGCTTTTGGTGTCAAGATTCTCTCCGATGAAGTACCTGAAGACGATTTTCTGTTCCTGGAACCGGAAAAGAGTATCACGATAAAGAAACCAGATGGAATAAGAGGAGTGAAATCTCTGTATGATTATTTGAAACGATGA